The following proteins are encoded in a genomic region of Phaeodactylum tricornutum CCAP 1055/1 chromosome 1, whole genome shotgun sequence:
- a CDS encoding predicted protein: protein MIGTFRRSVFSSEAAPACVNECTRTPPREGSLFKRVLNRSGKPGSSNPTDPTCELGDASNDNIAPQRRHRMPLDEENHIFTQLESGEFGHIATSFSDDLIPHSHGSNAATPSTAISKTHGEVACPFEDADRFLWTRQD from the coding sequence ATGATAGGTACCTTTCGTCGGAGTGTTTTCTCTTCGGAAGCAGCTCCCGCTTGTGTCAATGAATGCACGAGAACGCCACCTCGCGAGGGCAGTCTTTTCAAGCGAGTCCTCAATAGATCCGGCAAACCTGGTTCTTCAAACCCGACCGATCCAACGTGCGAGTTGGGCGACGCCAGCAACGACAATATTGCACCGCAGCGGAGGCATCGTATGCCGCTTGATGAAGAAAACCACATTTTTACTCAGTTGGAAAGTGGAGAGTTTGGACATATCGCAACGTCGTTTTCTGACGATCTCATTCCGCATAGCCACGGCTCCAATGCAGCGACGCCTTCTACCGCAATCAGCAAGACACATGGAGAAGTGGCATGTCCGTTCGAGGACGCCGATCGGTTTCTCTGGACGAGACAGGATTAA
- a CDS encoding predicted protein, protein MSSIPDYHRTTNNAWNPFRPVLNQREPDEKPWEAPSKETMKTRQDFRESVFRETPDHRRIHPHGGLGDTGRNILYVLHDRQCYGFHGLTRQRHILQGEAERKRDSPSTVFDSPVSTTATSLYTSASTERARSDNSLAHEGSSDGMNTKFDVDQKQHLERRVSYPRRLIQEVRTFAEYCSAVKSHSAFLMHLGGGDEIDEDGNRPQSSTAVSTISVAFSPDGKTMGSTHGDHTVKISCCHTGRLLQSLEGHPRTPWTVKYHPSDSRIVASGCLGYQVRIWNWKERACLQMVRLEFAIISISFHPTANILAIANGSRLHFWGIKEQAQTPLSSPAGTRTAQPIDRSSLLTEFDQRHMLRCVHFPPGGRSIIIGGVNTINEDPRRRNRGGIGGGGLSFYLRMWDFDPDVALQGSGALSVMAGIAIPKRAIGNPRLFVPRALLYNDGGFDVSPDGKTLCACAELWLPDGVDNAMELLQEEQRAYEVELGESERSRHELAASDPNGSQSTVPAAAVFEGLTTCNVPSIGTPSLAATSSGPRTPKLPRTPTRDSVSDTLPASQEYIPRTPENPREVPRNGGLSPPSPPGRRFTGVFHQPREIVSTSGQQPVSDIRSSIRGLATPSAPTPPAPGGPGSRPLHPLSVQQVRRGKSLGPVAKGYLPRMGQLLEACPLDGAKASAVTCVKFSPSADFCLIGYGVREPVVEGGCHFHPVTALYRIRGGMTHVSTMLSSDDDVNIARFHPDSGHGFVYGTKQGRVRVLSPRPWMFYTC, encoded by the exons ATGAGCAGTATTCCGGATTACCACCGTACGACAAATAATGCATGGAATCCGTTCCGACCCGTGCTTAATCAACGAGAACCCGACGAAAAGCCCTGGGAAGCGCCATCGAAAGAGACAATGAAGACAAGACAAGATTTCCGCGAATCTGTTTTTCGAGAAACTCCCGATCATCGCAGAATACATCCCCATGGAGGGTTGGGAGACACTGGACGAAATATTCTCTACGTCCTTCACGATCGGCAGTGCTACGGGTTCCACGGACTAACGCGGCAGCGGCACATTTTACAAGGAGAAGCCGAACGCAAGCGCGATTCCCCATCGACTGTGTTTGATTCGCCAGTTAGTACGACCGCAACATCGCTCTACACTTCAGCATCTACCGAGCGGGCAAGGTCGGACAATAGTCTCGCCCACGAAGGCTCAAGTGACGGTATGAATACCAAATTTGATGTCGATCAAAAGCAACATCTAGAGCGGAGGGTGAGCTATCCCCGCCGACTCATACAAGAAGTCAGGACCTTTGCGGAATACTGCTCCGCCGTGAAATCTCACTCGGCATTTTTAATGCACCTCGGAGGAGGCGATGAAATCGATGAAGACGGAAACCGCCCTCAGTCTTCAACGGCAGTCAGTACCATTTCCGTCGCATTTTCACCGGATGGTAAAACAATGGGGTCGACGCACGGAGATCATACGGTCAAGATATCCTGTTGCCATACTGGTCGGCTGTTGCAGAGCTTGGAAGGGCATCCTCGGACGCCTTGGACTGTCAAGTATCATCCCAGTGATTCCCGCATTGTGGCGTCCGGATGTTTGGGCTATCAAGTACGCAtttggaattggaaagagAGGGCATGTTTGCAAATGGTCCGTTTGGAATTTGCCATAATCAGTATTAGTTTTCATCCAACAGCTAATATTCTTGCCATTGCAAACGGCTCGAGATTACATTTCTGGGGGATCAAGGAGCAAGCGCAAACGCCGCTATCGTCGCCCGCTGGTACTCGCACCGCCCAGCCCATCGACCGGTCATCTTTGTTGACGGAATTTGATCAGCGGCACATGCTTCGTTGCGTCCACTTCCCCCCTGGGGGAAGATCCATTATCATTGGTGGAGTCAATACAATCAACGAAGACCCTCGGCGACGGAACCGAGGAGGGATTGGGGGTGGTGGCCTGAGTTTTTATTTGCGCATGTGGGATTTTGATCCCGACGTAGCCTTGCAGGGAAGCGGAGCTTTAAGTGTCATGGCCGGGATAGCTATTCCGAAACGAGCTATTGGCAAC CCGCGCTTGTTTGTTCCTAGAGCGCTCCTGTACAACGATGGAGGCTTTGATGTTTCTCCCGATGGAAAGACGCTCTGCGCTTGTGCTGAGCTTTGGCTACCAGATGGAGTGGACAACGCAATGGAATTGTTACAGGAAGAACAGCGAGCGTATGAAGTTGAGCTAGGCGAAAGTGAACGCTCACGCCATGAACTTGCTGCATCTGATCCCAATGGCTCACAATCTACGGTACCTGCCGCTGCAGTATTCGAGGGGCTTACAACATGCAACGTTCCGTCCATTGGTACGCCTTCTTTGGCGGCCACTTCTTCCGGGCCACGCACCCCTAAACTTCCCAGAACCCCGACACGAGATTCTGTTTCAGATACTCTTCCAGCATCACAGGAGTATATCCCCAGGACTCCAGAAAACCCTAGAGAAGTCCCCAGAAATGGAGGCCTATCACCCCCTTCACCTCCAGGTAGACGCTTTACCGGTGTATTTCATCAACCTCGTGAAATCGTAAGCACAAGCGGGCAGCAACCAGTGTCAGATATAAGGAGCTCAATTCGCGGATTGGCAACTCCTTCCGCTCCTACACCGCCCGCGCCTGGTGGGCCAGGAAGCCGTCCCCTGCATCCGTTGTCGGTT CAACAGGTTCGGCGTGGAAAATCGTTGGGCCCTGTCGCCAAGGGATACCTTCCTCGCATGGGGCAATTGCTTGAAGCTTGTCCTTTGGATGGTGCCAAGGCTTCTGCTGTGACCTGCGTTAAGTTCTCACCGTCAGCTGACTTTTGTCTGATTGGGTACGGTGTGCGCGAGCCAGTCGTCGAAGGTGGTTGCCATTTTCATCCAGTGACGGCTTTATACCGCATTCGTGGCGGGATGACACATGTTTCAACTATGCTTTCCAGCGACGATGATGTCAATATAGCTCGGTTCCATCCCGACTCTGGTCACGGATTTGTGTATGGTACAAAGCAAGGCCGTGTGCGAGTTCTGAGTCCGAGACCGTGGATGTTTTATACTTGCTAA
- a CDS encoding predicted protein, which translates to MTLSTSEIILEYVCPSLGVISGLIMFFAPYRDVRFARDNDSLGDLNPTPWAFMLGNCIGWVAYSLLLEDQNLFVFLVNAPALIFSVWLNIQAVKLQYGMFRNEVVRHAIVDALVQESVKILPESSESHRLVPLENSVAMNQEMNLPITEEKPNKRRVTFQECSADLCLSSANADNDPHCVVSDQPLDSSVLDFAKVVWNVTAQNMAAPFRHENLVLFLVTLWVAVIAIVVFGASIMSQRTRELIVGLVVNLNLVFFYGAPLSTIFTVIQMRSSSTVHRPTMMTNTANGVFWFAYGLAILDAFIFVPNGLGALLGTMQIVLCVAFPQQNTGRGSTAVIAPVSASFNKGTEVSVTRPDIIVSDLETPDTLLDINKSS; encoded by the coding sequence ATGACGCTTTCGACCTCGGAGATTATTCTGGAGTACGTGTGCCCGTCGTTGGGCGTTATATCCGGCTTGATCATGTTTTTCGCACCGTATCGTGATGTCCGCTTCGCTCGGGATAATGACAGTCTGGGGGATTTGAATCCCACGCCCTGGGCCTTTATGTTGGGCAATTGCATTGGTTGGGTGGCCTACAGTCTCCTCCTTGAAGACCAGAATCTCTTTGTATTTTTGGTGAATGCGCCGGCTTTAATTTTCTCAGTCTGGCTCAATATACAAGCGGTAAAGCTACAGTACGGAATGTTTCGAAACGAAGTTGTCCGTCACGCGATAGTTGATGCTTTGGTTCAAGAATCCGTAAAGATTCTGCCCGAATCAAGCGAATCACACCGTTTGGTGCCGTTGGAAAATTCGGTAGCCATGAACCAAGAAATGAATCTACCAATAACGGAAGAAAAGCCGAACAAACGACGTGTCACTTTTCAGGAATGTTCAGCCGACTTATGCTTGTCGTCGGCAAATGCTGACAATGACCCGCATTGCGTTGTTAGTGATCAACCGCTCGATTCGTCAGTCCTTGACTTCGCCAAAGTTGTCTGGAACGTGACAGCGCAAAACATGGCAGCACCATTCCGACACGAAAACCTTGTGTTATTTCTCGTCACGCTGTGGGTCGCTGTGATCGCCATCGTAGTGTTCGGAGCATCCATCATGTCGCAACGCACACGTGAACTCATCGTGGGTCTGGTCGTCAATCTAAATCTTGTCTTTTTCTACGGCGCGCCCCTTTCCACCATCTTTACTGTCATTCAAATGCGCAGCTCATCCACCGTCCACAGACCCACTATGATGACCAACACTGCCAATGGGGTCTTTTGGTTCGCCTACGGGCTGGCAATATTGGATGCTTTTATTTTTGTCCCCAACGGACTCGGAGCATTGCTCGGCACCATGCAAATTGTATTGTGCGTTGCTTTCCCCCAGCAGAACACAGGTCGAGGAAGCACCGCTGTTATCGCGCCTGTGTCTGCGTCGTTCAACAAGGGCACAGAAGTGTCCGTCACTCGGCCTGACATTATCGTTTCTGATCTAGAAACTCCGGATACGTTGTTGGACATCAACAAGTCATCGTAG